In Arachis stenosperma cultivar V10309 chromosome 1, arast.V10309.gnm1.PFL2, whole genome shotgun sequence, one DNA window encodes the following:
- the LOC130937331 gene encoding protein transport protein SEC16A homolog, producing the protein MASNPPFQLEDQTDEDFFDKLVEDDDVHVAPVKPMAQDVSSDSDDAAKMFANLGIGDADASVASENSGVGKSGIELNREDDGNKSNVGTVAGDYEKGGFMASLNEGTVDPGIHGTGSDVLKDSNASKSNGTAGPEIKQVGWNAFNMDSSGGEGFSDFFSEFGDQSSGDFGAKVYGGSNGEVKHDEVKHDNGIQSDGFNSSVTYAQYQEGQAYDASLGNSTSGQDLGSSQDWESLYPGWKYDYNTGQWYQVDDNATAATQGSTDGNAAVAAGWPAASDAAAEISYEQQPSQSIAGTLAQSGTTESVSNWNQVSQGNNGYPEHMYFDPQYPGWYYDTIAQEWRSLDTYNSSVQSTAQGLENGHASTGSFLHTDNNLYTEFGQAGSYGSQDVSGQAVDGRWSGSYGVNHQQGWNTYTTETVNRSGDHASSVGNKQLDHSYGSSISVKDQQSTSSSFGSVPMYNKVNHNHHQSNGSVGVQSFAPSADHTQHLNYSNTKYDEHQSFSNDYAESQKSFSYSQQSFQSGNQYSYAPHAGRSSAGRPPHALVTFGFGGKLVVMKDSSLMSSSFGSQDAAVQGSVSVLNVMEVVRGSMGSSSDYFHALTQQSFPGPLVGGSVGSKDLYKWIDEQIANCGSPDMDYKKGERLRLLLSLLKIACQHYGKLRSPFGTDTILKENDTPESAVAKLFASVKMTSKDFTQYGILSHCLQNLPPEERMRAMASEVQNLLVSGKKKEALQCAQEGQLWGPALVLASQLGEQFYVDTVKQMALRQLVAGSPLRTLCLLIAGQPAEVFSADSSTGGNPSAFNMPEQSAQLGSNAMLDDWEENLSVITANRTKDDELVIIHLGDSLWKERSEITAAHICYLVAEANFESYSDSARLCLLGADHWKFPRTYASPEAIQRTELYEYSKVIGNSQFILVPFQPYKLIYAYMLAEVGKISDSLKYCQAALKSLKIGRTPEVETWKQLVLSLEERIRTHQQGGYAANLAPAKLVGKLLNFFDSTAHKVVGGLPPPAPSSSQGTVHGNEQHHHSVAHTQRVASSQSTMAMSSLVPSVSMEPITEWTTDNNKMTMPNRSVSEPDFGRSPRQETSPDAQVREAVSGGTSRFSRFGFGSQLLQKTVGLVLRPRTGKQAKLGEKNKFYYDEKLKRWVEEGAEPPAEETALPPPPTNAVFQNGSTEYNLKSALQTEGSPSNGGSDLRTSSSPGMPPMPPSTNQFSARGRMGVRSRYVDTFNQGGGSSANLFQSPPVASVKPALGANAKFFIPSPAPSSNDQTMMGITESNQEDTSSNENPSTSSGNDWSPQPLSPKPPLPKQKFPSMGHISNQVTMTNSGNPGSLQRRASWDSSVSTSFSPLRKGEIRPLGEALGLPPSVYMPNQFSSMSAPPTRSGSGSFSDLHEVEL; encoded by the exons ATGGCTTCGAATCCTCCATTTCAGTTGGAGGATCAGACGGATGAGGATTTCTTCGATAAGCTGGTTGAGGACGATGATGTCCACGTGGCACCTGTTAAGCCCATGGCTCAAGATGTAAGCAGTGATTCCGATGATGCCGCCAAAATGTTTGCAAATCTGGGAATCGGTGATGCCGATGCCAGCGTCGCTTCTGAGAATTCAGGTGTTGGCAAGAGTGGGATTGAGCTGAATAGAGAAGATGATGGCAATAAATCCAATGTTGGAACCGTTGCAGGTGATTATGAAAAGGGAGGTTTTATGGCGTCCTTGAATGAAGGGACTGTAGATCCAGGAATACATGGAACCGGATCCGATGTTTTGAAGGATTCAAATGCCAGCAAGAGCAATGGAACTGCCGGTCCAGAGATTAAGCAAGTCGGTTGGAATGCTTTTAATATGGATTCTAGTGGAGGCGAAGGCTTTTCCGACTTTTTCAGTGAATTTGGGGATCAGTCTAGCGGGGATTTTGGTGCGAAAGTGTATGGTGGTTCTAATGGTGAAGTGAAACATGATGAGGTGAAACATGATAATGGAATCCAAAGTGATGGATTTAACAGTTCGGTTACCTATGCCCAATACCAAGAGGGTCAAGCTTATGATGCATCTCTTGGAAATAGCACAAGTGGTCAAGATCTCGGTAGCAGCCAGGACTGGGAGAGTCTTTATCCTGGATGGAAGTATGACTACAATACTGGGCAATGGTATCAAGTAGATGACAATGCAACAGCTGCAACTCAGGGAAGCACTGATGGCAATGCAGCAGTGGCAGCAGGTTGGCCTGCTGCTTCTGATGCTGCAGCAGAGATCTCCTATGAGCAACAACCTTCTCAGTCAATTGCAGGAACATTAGCCCAATCTGGTACAACTGAAAGTGTATCTAACTGGAATCAGGTTTCGCAAGGGAACAATGGGTATCCAGAACATATGTATTTCGATCCTCAATATCCCGGTTGGTATTATGACACAATTGCCCAAGAATGGCGCTCATTAGATACTTACAATTCATCAGTTCAATCCACGGCTCAGGGACTAGAAAATGGTCATGCTTCTACTGGTTCTTTTTTGCATACGGATAATAATTTGTATACAGAATTCGGCCAAGCTGGTAGTTATGGCTCACAGGATGTTAGTGGTCAAGCTGTGGATGGCAGATGGAGTGGTTCGTATGGTGTTAACCATCAGCAAGGCTGGAACACTTACACGACTGAAACTGTTAATAGAAGTGGGGATCATGCATCTTCTGTTGGAAACAAGCAATTGGATCATTCTTATGGATCAAGTATTTCTGTAAAAGATCAACAGAGTACTTCTAGTTCATTTGGATCAGTTCCTATGTATAATAAAGTGAACCACAATCATCATCAATCTAATGGTAGTGTTGGAGTGCAAAGCTTTGCTCCTAGTGCAGATCATACTCAACatttaaattattcaaataCAAAGTATGATGAGCACCAAAGTTTCTCAAATGATTACGCTGAAAGTCAGAAATCCTTTAGTTACTCCCAGCAATCATTTCAGAGCGGGAATCAGTATTCTTACGCTCCTCATGCTGGAAGATCATCAGCTGGACGTCCTCCCCATGCCTTGGTGACCTTTGGATTTGGTGGAAAACTTGTTGTAATGAAGGATTCTAGTCTCATGAGCTCATCCTTTGGTAGCCAG GATGCTGCTGTTCAAGGTTCAGTTTCTGTGTTGAACGTGATGGAAGTTGTCAGGGGAAGCATGGGTTCTTCCAGTGATTATTTTCATGCACTGACCCAGCAATCTTTCCCAGGACCTTTGGTTGGTGGTAGTGTAGGAAGTAAAGATTTGTACAAATGGATAGATGAGCAGATTGCAAACTGTGGATCACCTGATATGGATTATAAGAAAGGTGAAAGGTTGAGACTCCTTCTCTCCTTGCTTAAAATAGCCTGCCAACATTATGGGAAATTACGTTCTCCATTTGGCACAGATACCATACTGAAA GAAAATGATACTCCTGAATCAGCAGTTGCAAAACTCTTTGCATCAGTCAAGATGACTAGTAAGGATTTCACTCAGTATGGCATCCTGAGCCATTGCCTGCAAAACTTGCCTCCAGAAGAAAGAATGCGG GCTATGGCTTCTGAGGTACAAAATCTTCTTGTCTCGGGCAAAAAGAAGGAGGCTTTGCAATGTGCACAAGAAGGTCAATTGTGGGGCCCTGCACTTGTACTTGCTTCACAACTTGGTGAACAG ttctatgttgaTACAGTTAAGCAAATGGCCCTTCGACAACTGGTTGCAGGGTCACCTCTGCGCACATTATGCCTTCTAATTGCTGGACAACCTGCTGAAGTTTTCTCTGCTGACAGCTCAACTGGAGGGAATCCCAGTGCCTTTAATATGCCTGAGCAGTCTGCACAG TTAGGATCTAATGCCATGCTTGATGATTGGGAAGAGAATCTGTCTGTAATAACTGCAAACAGAACCAAAGATGATGAACTAGTAATTATTCATTTAGGTGATAGCTTGTGGAAGGAGAGAAGTGAG ATCACCGCTGCACACATATGCTATTTAGTTGCTGAAGCAAACTTTGAGTCATACTCAGACAGTGCAAGGCTCTGTCTATTAGGAGCAGATCACTGGAAATTTCCTCGAACTTATGCTAGTCCAGAAGCTATCCAG AGAACTGAATTATACGAATATTCGAAGGTGATTGGAAACTCCCAGTTTATTTTGGTTCCATTCCAGCCATATAAGCTTATATATGCCTATATGCTTGCTGAAGTGGGAAAGATTTCAGACTCGTTGAA GTACTGTCAAGCAGCATTGAAATCCTTAAAAATTGGCAGGACACCGGAAGTAGAAACATGGAAACAATTGGTATTGTCTCTTGAGGAGAGGATTAGAACCCACCAACAG GGTGGATATGCTGCAAATTTGGCTCCTGCAAAGTTAGTGGGCAAATTGCTCAACTTTTTTGATAGTACTGCTCATAAAGTTGTTGGTGGATTGCCCCCGCCTGCTCCATCATCATCACAAGGAACTGTACATGGAAATGAACAGCATCATCACTCTGTGGCACACACGCAGAGAGTAGCCAGTAGCCAATCAACGATGGCCATGTCATCCTTAGTTCCATCTGTTTCTATGGAACCCATAACCGAGTGGACAACTGACAATAATAAAATGACAATGCCCAATAGAAGTGTTTCGGAGCCAGACTTTGGTAGAAGCCCCAGACAG GAAACTTCACCTGATGCACAAGTACGAGAGGCAGTATCAGGGGGAACTTCACGCTTCTCCCGTTTTGGTTTTGGCTCACAACTTTTGCAAAAGACGGTGGGGTTAGTCTTGAGGCCTCGCACTGGCAAACAG GCTAAATTGGGTGAAAAGAACAAATTCTACTATGACGAAAAACTGAAGAGATGGGTAGAGGAAGGTGCGGAACCTCCTGCTGAAGAAACTGCACTTCCGCCGCCACCAACAAATGCTGTTTTCCAAAATGGTTCAACTGAATACAACTTGAAATCTGCATTACAAACAGAAGGATCACCTTCCAATGGTGGCTCTGATTTGAGAACTTCAAGTTCTCCTGGGATGCCACCAATGCCACCTAGCACAAACCAATTCTCTGCACGTGGCCGCATGGGTGTTCGGTCAag GTATGTTGATACCTTCAACCAAGGTGGTGGAAGCTCTGCAAACTTATTTCAATCGCCACCTGTTGCATCTGTCAAACCTGCTCTTGGAGCCAATGCAAAGTTTTTCATTCCGTCTCCTGCACCATCATCAAATGACCAGACAATGATGGGTATAACAGAAAGCAATCAAGAAGATACCTCGAGTAATGAAAATCCGTCTACATCTTCAGGGAATGATTGGTCCCCCCAACCCCTCAGTCCCAAGCCACCATTGCCCAAACAAAAGTTTCCAAGTATGGGTCACATCTCAAACCAGGTAACAATGACAAATAGTGGCAACCCTGGTTCCCTTCAACGGCGAGCTTCATGGGATAGTAGTGTTAGCACTTCATTTAGCCCGTTGAGGAAGGGTGAAATTAGGCCTCTAGGGGAAGCTTTGGGACTGCCACCATCAGTGTATATGCCTAATCAGTTTTCTTCGATGAGCGCACCTCCTACAAGGAGTGGCAGTGGCAGTTTTAGTGATCTTCATGAGGTTGAACTTTGA